GACGCTGTTCGACTATACCGATTATTATATCACCGCGCCCGCGAACCAGCTTGAGGGCATGCTCTGGCTGGAGGGCGAGCGGATGCGCAATCTCGTGATAGATGAGAAATCATTCCACTCCGAACGCGACGTCGTGAAGGAGGAACTGCGTCAGCGCATTCTCTCGAAACCCTATGGGCGCATTCTTTATATGCTGCTTCCCGCCTTCACCTTCGACGGTCACCCTTATGCACGGCCGATCGGGGGGACCATCGCCGATCTCGACCAGGCAAAGCTCGCCGATGTGCAAGCGTTTCACGAGGCCTATTACCGGCCTGACAATGCGGTCTTCGTGGTGTCGGGCAATTTCGACCCGGCGAAGCTCGATGTCTGGGCCGACCGCTATCTGGGCTCGATACCGCGCCCCGACCGCGCCATTCCGCGCGACCCTGCAAAGGGTCGCCCGGTCGTGGCGCGGACGATCGACGCCTATGCGCCGAACGTCCCGCTTCCTGCGGTCGCCTTCGCTTGGCGCGCGCCCTTCGCCGCCGACGCCGACGCGGCGGGCATCGACCTGATCGAGGCGGTGCTCACGCGCGGCGCCGCTTCGCGCCTGCGCCGCTACCTCGTCGACGAAAAGGGGGTCGCCTCGGAAATTACCAGCTACAATCTTCCCGCGCGGGACGGCCATGCCTTCGCGCTCGTCGTGACGCTTGCCGAGGGGCGCGAGATTGCCGATGCCGATGCGGCGCTTGGCGCGGAGATCGCCCGGCTCCGCGATACGCCGCTAGCCGCCGAAGAACTCGACGCGGTCAAGAACGGCCTGTTCGGCGATGCGCTCGCGCGGCGCGAGACTGCGCGCGGCCGCGCCTATGAACTGGGCGGCGGCGCCGCGCTGACCAGCGATCCGGGGCTAGCCGACGCGCGGCTCGACGCCATCCGCCGCATGACGCCCGCCGCCGTCCAGCGCGTTGCGAAGAAGTGGCTCGACGACGGGAAGCGGGTGACGCTCCGTTATCGCGACGAAAGCCAGCGCCCCCCGGGCTATGCCGGCGACGCCTCTCCCGACGTGTCGAAGATGGGTCCGACGATCCCGCCCGCGAGCCAGCCGCCGGTCGCCATCGCGAGCGAAGGCGCTCGCGAAGCACGTCCCGAACCAGCCGAAGCCGTTCCGTCGGCATTGCCCACGCTGGCCGAACGCCGTCTCACCAACGGGCTGCGCGTTGTCGTTGCCCAGTCGTCGAAGGTTCCGCTCGCCAGCGTGCGGCTGGTGATCGACGGCGGCGATGCGGCCGATCCGGCGGGACAGGCCGGGCGCGGCGACATCGCCGCAGCGCTGGCACTGAAGGGCGCGGGCGGACGCAGCGCCGAGCGGATCGCGAGCGAGATCGCGGCGCTCGGCGGCACAATCGGCGCGGGTTCGGATGCCGACGCGACGGTCTTTTCGGTCAATGCGCCGACCGCGAATATCGAGGCAGCGGCACGCATCCTCGCCGATGTCGCGACACGGCCGGACTTCGCCGCCGATGCGCTAGACGGCGTTCGCAGCCAGCAATTGTCCGCGATCGCGGTAGCCACGAAGCAACCGATGCAGACGGCGCTCCGCGCCCTCCCCGCCGCGCTCTTCGGCAAGGCGCCCTATGGAGCGGTTCCCACCGCCACGAGCCTTGGTGCCGTGACGCAGGACGATGTCGCGGCGGCGCAGCGCGAAACATGGATCCCGAATGCCGCAACGCTGATCGTCACCGGCGCATTGACCCCCGATGCCGCATTCGCACTCGCCGAGCGCAGCTTCGGATCGTGGAAAGCCGGAAAGGCACCCACGGCGACGCCGCGCGGCACGGTATCGACAAGCCCGCATGTGGTCGCGGTCGACATGCCCGGCGTGGCGCAGGCCGCCGTTATCGTGGCGCTGCCGACCGCCGGACGACGCGATGCCGACTGGCCGTCGCTTCGCATCGCCAACGCCGCGCTCGGCGGCGGCTTCCAAGGCTGGCTTACGCAAGAGATCCGCGTCAAACGGGGCCTCACCTATGGAGCCGGCAGCCTGCTCGACAGCCGCCGCGACGCAGCATATCTGATGGCGGTCACGCAAACCAAGACTGCGTCAGCGAACGAAGTCGTCGGGTTGATTCTCGACCAGATCGGCCGGTTTGGCCGCGAGCCGGTCGACGCCGGGCGCGCGGGCGAGCGCGCCACCTATCTCGCGAACGGTCTGTCAGGACAAAACGAGCGCGCCGCGGGCCTTGCCGATTATCTGGTAACGCTGATTTCCAGCGGCGCGGCGCTGGACACGCTGGCGGCCGAACGCTCGCCATTGGCACCGTCACCCGAGCGCATTGCCGCCGCGATCGAGGCGCACCTGCGCGCCGATCAGGCCACGATCGTCGTCGCGGGCGATTCGAAGCAATGGGTGGGGGCGCTCCGCGAGCGTTTCCCGACCCTCGAACTCGTCGATATCGACGGGAAATCCTTACCCTAGCCCGGCCGGCTTTCAGGGCGACGGCGACATATAGCGGTCGCGCAGTTCGAGCGGGCGAGCTGTAAGCGGCTTCTCGATCCCCTCGACGAACACCGCCTGCGGCTGCGACAGCGGTTCGAGCGGATCGCCGTTCCACAACACCAAGTCGGCGGCGCGGCCAACTTCGAGCGATCCAATGCGGTCGGCAACGCCGAAGACGCGCGCCGGATTGATCGTGATCGCCGCAACAGCTGCATCATGGGGCAATCCCCAGGCGACGGCATTTCCCGCACCGTAACGCAGCTCCCGCGCGCGATGCGCGACGCCGCTCCCCGTCTTCAGGATCACGATGACGCCAGCGGCGTGTAGTCGCGCGGCATTTTCCATCGTCGCCCCAAGCTGGGAGAAGCTGCGTGGCAAGTCGGCGAGCGGGTCGAGAATGACGGGGATCTTCGCCGCGGAAATCTTGTCGGCGACGCGCCATCCTTCTTCCGCGCCATCGAGGATGATGCGCAGCCTCTCCTCGCGCGCGAGCGCGATCATTTCGACGATGTCTGAGGCGCGATCGACCTTGACGATCAGCGGCATGCGTCCGTCGGCGACCGGGATCAGCGCATCCAGATCGACGCGCGAAAGCGCCTGCGGCCGCCCTTCGCCGCGATCGTACGCGGCGCGGTGCGCCGCGAAGTGGCGGACGTCAGCCAGAGTCGCGCGAAGTTCGACGATCGCCGCGCCGCGGGCACCGCCGGCGCGTTCGGCCCCGCCCTCGCCCATTTCGAGCACCATCGCGGCGCGCGGCCGCGTGACCATTTGCGGGCGCTGCGCGAGATCGATCACCGCTGCCTGCCCGGCGAACTGCAGCGAGCGCCCACCGCGATCATCGTAAAGCGGCGTCGTGACAGCATGGGTGATTCCCGCCAGCCGCGACACCGGGAGCAGAATCGAATCAGGGTTGAGCCCCTGCGAGATGTCGAATCCCGCGCTGATCGTCCTGCTGTGCGTGGCTCGATCGGCGCTGGTCGGGACTTGGCTCACCTCGACGGCGCCCAAGGTGCTGTCGACCTGGATGAGTCCCGGTGTGACGACCCCGCCACGGCCATCGATCACGCGCGCATCGGCTGGAACCGGAGCGTCGGTGCCAAGCGCAGCGACCTTCCCGTCCCGGATCACGATCGTTCCGCGACCGATCTCGCCGGCGCCCGTCATCGTCATCAGCCGCGCATCGACGATCGCGATCGTTTCCGCCGAGGCCGGGGTCGCCAGCAGCAGTGCGACGAGGGCGTTCAAGCGGCGGGTCATCGCGTCTCTCCGGGTTGGCCGATCAGAAAGTCGGAATGGCGGCGATAGCCGGCGTCGGCGCGGTCGAAGACGATCCCGCCGTCGATCCAGACCTTTTCGGCCCGTGCGTAGATGCTGAACGGGTCGTGGCTCCACAATACGACATCGGCGTTCTTGCCGGGCTGGAGCGTTCCGACGCGGTCGGCGATACCAAGCGCCTTTGCCGGATTGGCGGTGAACCAGCGGATGGCGTCGGCCTTGCTGATCCGAATGCCCGCACGCCAAGCCGCCGACAAAGCGGCTGCGGCCTCCTGGTTCAGACGCTGGATGACGATCGGATCATCCGAATGGATGATAGCGCAGCCGCCGGCCGCGTGGACGAGCGCCGCATTCTCCTCGATCGCATCGAACACCTCCATCTTGTACCCCCACCAACTGGCCCAGGTGGCGACGCAGATATCTTCCTTCGCTAGCAGCGGCGCGACCTTGTAGGCTTCGTTGGCATGATGAAAGGCGCGGATTCTAAACCCGAATTCGCGCGAGATATCGATCATGTTCGCCATCTCGTCGGCGCGGTAGCAGTGGTTCTGGACGAGAATCTCGCCCTTCAGCACGCCAGCGAGCGTTTCGAGCTGGAGGTCGCGCTTCGGCGCCTCGCCGCTCCGGCCGCCCTTCTCCCACTTGTCCCAGCGGCGCGCATAGTCCTGCGCGTCGATCCACGCCTTGCGATAGCCCGCGACATTGCCCATCCGCGTCGCCGGCGAACGGCCTCGCCCGCCATAGACGCGCTTGGGATTCTCGCCGCACGCGATCTTCAGGCCCTGCGGCGCGCCGGGAAACTTCATCCCCTGTATCGTTACCGAAGGCACATTCTTCAATGTCACCGTGCGCCCGCCGAACAAATTACCCGAACCGGGCAGGATCATCATCGTGGTGACCCCTGCTTCGCGCGCCGCGTCGAAACCCGGGTCCTGCGGCCAGATCGAATGTTCGATCCAGACCTGCGCAGTGTTGGGATCGGTCATCTCGTTGACGTCGTTATGCGCCTCGACCGATTCGGGCTGTGCCCAGGCGCCGAGATGCGAGTGCGCGTCGATGACGCCCGGGGTTACCCACTTACCGCGCGCGTCCACCGTTCGATAGCCGCTCGGCACCGCTAGCGCGGTACCAACGGCGGCGATCTTCCCGCCCTCAATCAGCACCGTCCCATTGACGATTTCCTCGCCGGTCGCGGTCAGCACCGTCGCGCCGACCAAGGCGATACGCTCTACGGCAGGTGCATGATAGGTGCTCGGATAGGCATCGCGGTCGATCGTGGGCGCCGCGTCGGCGGCGGGCGCCGACGGCCGCCGTTCGGACGCGGCGCAGCCGGCGAGCGCAGTTGCCGCGACAAGGACGAGCGCGGCGTGCCTCATTTGGCGTCTGGGGTGACCGAGCGAATCACCCCGCCCTTGTCGTCGAGGAAATCGATCGACGCCTTGCCGTCGGGGGTGACCTTCATCAGGATACGCGGACGCCCCATCGCATCGTTCAGCATGACCGCCGACTCGCGGTCGCGCGTCTTGCCGACATAGAGCCGCTGGCGGCCGAAGGTGCCGTCGGCCTGCACCTTCTGAAGCGCGGCGGTTTTTTCGGGGCCGTCAGGCATTTTCGACAGCCGCTCGGCCATGTCGAAATCGAGCGCCGCATCGGGACGATCGTTGACGACCATCGCGGCCCAGCGCCGCCCATTATATTCGTTCTGGGTCAGCTGGATCACCTGATCCTGCTCATATTGGTCGAAACTCAGGTGGCCGCCTCCCGATATCTTGCCGTCGGGACCCTTCTGGCCGCTAAAGGTCAGGCCGCCGTTTTCGGACCCTTCGTTGTTGTAGAAGATGATCCCCGCGCCACGGTTGCCGCTCGGATGCGGGCGTTCCTTGCCGTGCATGATGATGCCCGGCGAGCGGCTGGTATTCGACACGATCATACGGATCGTCCCGTCATCTTCGCGGACGTTGATGCGCTTGACGTCGATCTCGTCGAACACCGCCTTGGCGGGCGGGGTGTCGGCACCGGCGCTGGTCGCCACGGCGACCGCGGCGGCGGCGGTAAGCACGCCCGAATAAAGGGCGAGAAGGCGATTGGCGTTCATGGTGTTTCTCCGTTGGCAGAAGGCAATATGGCGGGAAGATAGCGATCGCGAAGCTCGGTCGCCCGCGAGGTCATCGGCTGCGCCGCGCCGCGGATAAAGACCGCGGTCGGGCGCGACAGCGTATCGAGCGGATCGCCGTCCCAGATCACGACATCGCCCTCCTTACCCGGCTCGAGCGATCCGATGCGGTCGGCGAGGCCAAAGATGTGCGCAGGGTTGATCGTGATCGCTGCGAGCCCGGATTTCCAGTCGAGCCCGTTAGCGACGGCGTTGCCCGCATTGTATCGCACCTCGCGTTCGCGGTGGTTGCCGTTGCCTTCGATCGCAAAGACTACTCCGGCTGCGGCGAGGCGGGCGGCGTTCGACAAGGTGGCGCCCAGCATCTCGAACGACGCGGGCGTGTTTTCGACCGGCGTCAAAAGCACGGGAACTCCCGCGGCGGCGATCTCGTCCGCGACGCGCCAGCCTTCGCTCGCGCTTTCAAGGATCAACCGCAGTCCCTCCTCGCGCGCAAGCGCCAACGCATCGCGGATGTCGGCGGCGCGGTTCACGGTGACGAGCAGCGGCATGCGGCCCTCAACGATGGGAATCAGCGCCTCCATGTCGACGCGCGACAGCATATAGTCGCGTGTCTCACCGCGGTCGTAGGCGGCACGGCGCGCCTTGTAATCGCGCACC
This DNA window, taken from Sphingopyxis sp. PAMC25046, encodes the following:
- a CDS encoding amidohydrolase family protein, producing the protein MTRRLNALVALLLATPASAETIAIVDARLMTMTGAGEIGRGTIVIRDGKVAALGTDAPVPADARVIDGRGGVVTPGLIQVDSTLGAVEVSQVPTSADRATHSRTISAGFDISQGLNPDSILLPVSRLAGITHAVTTPLYDDRGGRSLQFAGQAAVIDLAQRPQMVTRPRAAMVLEMGEGGAERAGGARGAAIVELRATLADVRHFAAHRAAYDRGEGRPQALSRVDLDALIPVADGRMPLIVKVDRASDIVEMIALAREERLRIILDGAEEGWRVADKISAAKIPVILDPLADLPRSFSQLGATMENAARLHAAGVIVILKTGSGVAHRARELRYGAGNAVAWGLPHDAAVAAITINPARVFGVADRIGSLEVGRAADLVLWNGDPLEPLSQPQAVFVEGIEKPLTARPLELRDRYMSPSP
- a CDS encoding amidohydrolase family protein, whose translation is MIRLFAAALALGAATPAAAQTVAITGGRLITMGPAGEIERGTVVITRGRIVAVGADVMVPAGAKIVDATGKIVTPGLVAAGTALGLIEVRAVETTDDRATDANEVSAAFDAGYGLNPDSLLIPVARLGGITRAIATPAYKDKGGRELLFAGQAAAVALDGRPMLMKRGVAMILDMGDAGAERAGGARAAELVALRALFAEVRDYKARRAAYDRGETRDYMLSRVDMEALIPIVEGRMPLLVTVNRAADIRDALALAREEGLRLILESASEGWRVADEIAAAGVPVLLTPVENTPASFEMLGATLSNAARLAAAGVVFAIEGNGNHREREVRYNAGNAVANGLDWKSGLAAITINPAHIFGLADRIGSLEPGKEGDVVIWDGDPLDTLSRPTAVFIRGAAQPMTSRATELRDRYLPAILPSANGETP
- a CDS encoding pitrilysin family protein; the encoded protein is MRRFLTVLLLAASPLSFASVAAAESETTAPRLLEVPRLDFTKRVLANGATLYAIRDTGTATVSINIWYDVGQRDDPPGRGGFAHLFEHLMFKTTRNLPGGVLEAVNAMGGNSNASTLFDYTDYYITAPANQLEGMLWLEGERMRNLVIDEKSFHSERDVVKEELRQRILSKPYGRILYMLLPAFTFDGHPYARPIGGTIADLDQAKLADVQAFHEAYYRPDNAVFVVSGNFDPAKLDVWADRYLGSIPRPDRAIPRDPAKGRPVVARTIDAYAPNVPLPAVAFAWRAPFAADADAAGIDLIEAVLTRGAASRLRRYLVDEKGVASEITSYNLPARDGHAFALVVTLAEGREIADADAALGAEIARLRDTPLAAEELDAVKNGLFGDALARRETARGRAYELGGGAALTSDPGLADARLDAIRRMTPAAVQRVAKKWLDDGKRVTLRYRDESQRPPGYAGDASPDVSKMGPTIPPASQPPVAIASEGAREARPEPAEAVPSALPTLAERRLTNGLRVVVAQSSKVPLASVRLVIDGGDAADPAGQAGRGDIAAALALKGAGGRSAERIASEIAALGGTIGAGSDADATVFSVNAPTANIEAAARILADVATRPDFAADALDGVRSQQLSAIAVATKQPMQTALRALPAALFGKAPYGAVPTATSLGAVTQDDVAAAQRETWIPNAATLIVTGALTPDAAFALAERSFGSWKAGKAPTATPRGTVSTSPHVVAVDMPGVAQAAVIVALPTAGRRDADWPSLRIANAALGGGFQGWLTQEIRVKRGLTYGAGSLLDSRRDAAYLMAVTQTKTASANEVVGLILDQIGRFGREPVDAGRAGERATYLANGLSGQNERAAGLADYLVTLISSGAALDTLAAERSPLAPSPERIAAAIEAHLRADQATIVVAGDSKQWVGALRERFPTLELVDIDGKSLP
- a CDS encoding amidohydrolase, with the translated sequence MRHAALVLVAATALAGCAASERRPSAPAADAAPTIDRDAYPSTYHAPAVERIALVGATVLTATGEEIVNGTVLIEGGKIAAVGTALAVPSGYRTVDARGKWVTPGVIDAHSHLGAWAQPESVEAHNDVNEMTDPNTAQVWIEHSIWPQDPGFDAAREAGVTTMMILPGSGNLFGGRTVTLKNVPSVTIQGMKFPGAPQGLKIACGENPKRVYGGRGRSPATRMGNVAGYRKAWIDAQDYARRWDKWEKGGRSGEAPKRDLQLETLAGVLKGEILVQNHCYRADEMANMIDISREFGFRIRAFHHANEAYKVAPLLAKEDICVATWASWWGYKMEVFDAIEENAALVHAAGGCAIIHSDDPIVIQRLNQEAAAALSAAWRAGIRISKADAIRWFTANPAKALGIADRVGTLQPGKNADVVLWSHDPFSIYARAEKVWIDGGIVFDRADAGYRRHSDFLIGQPGETR